From the genome of Mya arenaria isolate MELC-2E11 chromosome 5, ASM2691426v1:
attttcccaagacaaaaaaataatgttttttgtaaagatggtgagagtgtagctttaatataatgatataaaaacgCATTACTTATATAATTGGTATTGTAATGGTACggaataagaatatttttaaacacaaatcagTCAGAGATTTAAGCAAACTAGCTtgctattgaaaataaatagtaaaactTATAGAGAAGTAaccatgttttataaatatactatGCTTGTATCCATTATCGATTAATTATTGTGTCATAACTCATGCTTTTTCAAgttgtatgttatgttttttgttcTGATGGCCTTCAACTTCTTAATCAATTGTTGACCATTTATAACCAAACTGTATGCAATGACTTCTACATTTACAGTTGACTCTTTACGCACGTTTTGATGAATACTCCTAGCTTAATATATAATTGGATGTTGTGTGTTGTTAGTGGAATTTTAAATTGTTGCTCCTGGTTTCCGGTTTGAAGATATTTGTGTTGTTACTGTTCAATGTTGTTGGCCTTGGCCCTGTGCCATTGAACgaagtttatgtttaagtttacgACTACTTGACTTGTTTCTATAGTTCATCATATCAGTATTGGACAATAGATCAGTGTGATTAGCATAAAACGGCAATCGAGATGAGGGTTTTACCAAGTAATTAGGAAAAATATGTATCGCCTGTGAAAGCATATTGAACTATTGTATAATCACCTGAGGGGTATGCCATGACTTCTACCTCACATAGATGGAAAATCTCCGTTATCCCTTTCAGCTGCAATTGCACGAAACGTCCTACCAATGGTGGGTCAATGGTGAACGTATGGGGAGTGGTGAACAAGACATCTAGGTATCCAGCCTGACTCATGGAGTCTAAAGTTTTACCGATTGTCAGTTTAATGTTCCTTGCCCGGTTTGCTAcaaatgtaaattataattCGTAAAGAAAGTCCAGTGCCCGGAACCGCAACGATTGTTTGTGTGTTTAAAAGCAACTTGGTTACTTGATAATATATATGGGGGTCTAAGgagtaaaacataaacaaatccCAAGCTTAATTCAAATTCTTAATTAAGCAAACTGACATGAGTGAAATTTAGGCATTTTGAAAGGTCTTCTTTAGTCTATGCACACCTTTAACGGTCCCCGGCAGGGTAGTCTTTTAACTCGCCATGTTTGTTGGTCATCAAACTAATGGTAGAGGCCTTGTGCTCACTAATCGGTTAATGCCCCCAGTTATTACTCACTAAGTGTTCACTACCCTGCCCTATAGGCTGTACCATCaactttcaatgaaaatatatgtgtcTTTTCTGTCGACGCTGTATGTTACTCAGTAAGTATATGTTCAGTCTCGATTATTGTGCCTTTAAGCAGgaacatgttttctttataactttaattcatttattaatgtaGTTCCTATTGATTCATCGcgaataatgataatgatataaCTGATCAGATACTATTAAGTAGTTTATTAAGATACTTGTACAGTGGTATACACTTACCACAGCAGTCAAGTCGGTTATAAACAACGACACTGGTGATATAGTAGTCTTGATGTAGGTCCACCCTCCACCACGGCTGGTACTCTTTCGTTGTACTAAAAAACGAATCGCTGGCAAAACGGTTGTCCCCGGCATAACCATCAACTGCCGTTGATGCGTGATATTTGAGTGTACTGAAGTTGCTGCTCTGTGAAGCAGTTTTACCAGTGGCGACATTGTACGTACCTGTAGATGTATCTGGCTAATATTACGAGCTCTTTATTTCCACAAAAACACTTAGCATTTAGCGTGCTATagtttttaacatatatatagaGATGTTCTTTGAAATTTTCTTAGAAGtagtaatggtagtagtagtagtagtagtagtagtagtagtagtagtagtagtagtagtagtagtagtagtagtagtagtagtagtagtagtagtagtagtagtagtagtagtagtagtagtagtagtacaagtagtagtagtagtagtggtaatagtagtagtagtagaagtagtagtagtagtagtagtaatagtagtagtagtagtagtagtagtagtagtagtagtagtagtagtagtagtagtagtagtagtagtagtaatagtagtagtagtagtagtagtagtagtagtagtagtagtagtagtagtagtagtagtagtagtagtagtagtagtagtagtagtagtagtagtagtagtagaagtagtagtagtagtagtagtagaagtagtagtacaagtaacagtagtagtaaaagtagtagtagtagtagtagtagtagtagtagtagtagtagtagtagtagtagtagtagtagtagtagtagtagtagtattagtagtagtagtagtagtagtagtagtagtagtagtagtagtagtagtagtagtagtaaaagtagtagtagtagtagtagtagtagtagtagtagtagtagtagtagtagaagtagtagtagtagtagtagtagtagtagtagtagtagtagtagtagtactagtagtagtagtagtagttgttgttgttgttcatctGTTCATAATTCATTAGACCATTGTTTGTTACATTTAATTGATAGCATTGTGCCAACTTTCATTGTTACTGAGTCTTGGGTGTGTGTCATGTGTACACATCTGGACCTAAAACTGTACCTGCAAACTACACGTAAGAATATCTATGCCTATTTCcatgtacaaaatattttccGGTGTCTTTAATAAAAGGCGATTGGGCTGAAAACAACAGTAAGATTGATAAGAGTCAAGCTCGGCTTTGAAGCAGAAATATCTTTCAAGAAACGGAAGTGCTTCTACTTTCTAGAGGTAGACTTCGTAAAGCTTTTGGCATATTAACCACGTTAAACTATCCAATCATTCTCGAAAAACAGGTATACCTGGTCATTTAATGTAATATCGCTAAACGACAGGGAATAATACAAGTTCGACAATCTTTGCCATATACATTAATGCGTTATCTGCCCTTTTACGGGAGAATTGTGGTTCTTGCATCttcaaacttaataaaataCCAGATATTATATGCTTAATATTTGCAGATGTCGTTGCTTACTATTATTCAAATACAGATTTGGAGGTAAACCTTGATTATACTGAACTTATTATGTTTAGAAATTGCGACCCTTACTAAAGTATAAGAAATGGTACCTTCTTTAAACTCATGGGTCTACTGTTTAGTCCTAAAATGTTATGAACACTAAGTCCAGACGAACTGGCAGCTCAAGCTCAATTTTCTTTGGTATCGAACGATAGCAAAACATTTTTGGCTATTTTCAAACAGGAAATGGTTTATAATGTTTGATACTACTATTTAACCTAAACAATAGGTTTTGTAGTTTGACCTCACATGAAGTACAAGTTGATTTAACGATAGATAAGTAATTGTAACCAACTATAGAAAACTTGAGAGCCAATGCAACTTAAACTGTTATCTGATAACtatacatttgtttgataaTCATGATTCGAAGATACAAAAAATACACAACAAACAGTTAAACGTTCAACTCGGGGTGTGTTGTGCTCCAACATGTCCCTGACTTTTAATAAAGTAGGTCGCTACAATATACAGAAAGAATTTTACAGGAAGCATATAAGATAACTAATACATGTATGGTTCTTAGAGAAGTTGAAGATTTCAGTCGGGTATATCTTTTTTGTCtcaatatatgaaatatgtttcattgcaaATTACTGCAAGCTTCTAATGATTGTCACTCTTaggaaagttattttaattgaaGTTGTGCATACTTACTGGGATACTAATATTAAGATTATGCCTTGTATGCATGGCTCTGGTTATATCTGGATATCACAAGATGTTCGCgacataaatttatttcttaatatctttaaagaaaaaaaaatatatgtttttcaaaaaatgtcgTAAATCTATGAACAGTCCGAGTCGATGTTTTCATTATAGAAACTATGCAACTTTGTAAAATGTAGAACGTCATCAATTATTAGAGATACCTTTTAAGCTTAAATAAGGATTTAGCCAATTTCGGTGTTCAAATCaaaaatgattaattgaaaCCGGCAGGCATTATCAAATCCAAAGAGAAGAACGTTCTTGTGGTTTTTgtcttgaataaataaatgtgacTGTTTTAGAATATGAATACCATGTTATCTTTATAtgtccttaaagctgcactctcacagattgaacgttttgacaacttgttatatattttttgtcttggaacgagccatattttgcgaaaatccatggaaaccagttatataagactgctgacaaaatatttgattgctgaactttatatttaagttcaaaatatgaTCTATTATGCATTTTCcctaaactgttagtaacggtttaaggtattagccgcgttatacacactttaaagaacctttaacctttattttgtcattgttatactaacatttagatttttcaCAGTAATTCTTCTCTCCttaacatttgaagtttggtctgttcccatccGTTTTGTATTTgaagtgtgtgcacagatggtATCTACTCAATGCTGAATCactgctgatttggttttcatgccccttcaggtactTAACCCATCTAGAATTTTTAGTGCTGTtaaggaaaaaagttgtactttaaagcctttctaactaattagtatagataattatacttccatacatatacaaaataaaatataaacagtttgatatttctcgacattatttaaaaagcaaaaacaagctgatacatacatgtatatataaagaaaattattaaatttatcaaacattatcatcatcatcatcatcatcatcatcatcatcatcatcatcatcatcaccatcatcatcatcatcatcatcatcatcatcatcatcatcatcatcatcatcatcatcatcatcattatcattatcattatcatcatcacaacaaccaccacaaccacttgatcaccacctccaccacttgattattgaatacagtatgtttataaaaacaaaaaacaaagtcaaatgtgttttatatcaaatactcacatcatctttatcagatgcgactgccttgtgtatagacatggctgtcaaatccgctctcaaggatccaacatagtatttaatgctgactgaaattcttcataacccagtgttgttgacttagtaatatttagtcattttcctgcctgaaagaaattatacttctgattatcaaccagcagaaactacgtctgtaaaatacaaatgcacaagtactatacattctgcactatcCGTATAAGCCAAGAGTAAGGggtgtgtagttgttgtgcatacatgtatggtTAATAATGATTCACGACAGTCTGGGGTTTTAAcaagacctacaccaagcaaatgtaacatttttaatGTATGTCGCAAGTGTCCAAGCAGTCGTGGATTCAAGCcccaaaacatgtacaactTTTCCTCACAggttaattataaaaatatgcattttgtaaacaaataatgggtatgttAAAATTGGgcacgtaccaaaacacatcatttttaaacacaattttcagtctaatattttttctaagataacacaatcaaataaaagattacatactcatatcataaacataaataatatacataattacatattaaaatatgtaacatgtacataagtacatgtaaaatatgtaacatgtacctggtacataagtacatgtacaaatatgaacatgttgtcttaacatttagctaatacaaataatttaagaattccaaagcttttgaacacatcaacgtacaaaactactCAATGATACTTACTTTCATAGcgctttgatacgaatatccgaaTATCCCAGTTTCACGCTGTTTGTTGACAGTTATTtctttcgacagaaaatcttctcttacgcgtataattcacttataatccatgttttactgaaatgactaaaattgttagatgtatcgtaatcaactgtcagcgtgcacttttaatgtttatttattttaaacgtatattcatgagaaaacaTCACCGAGTTTCCAAATACAACGATGtataaattccattattgacctatgaatagcggggaaataccttctgtttctaaaaatagcaacatccggtacaggccgaatacgcccgatgttcgtcgcgatctgttacggcgagtggcgatataatTCGATGTTACTCGATGTTTCACGAAGtttattacatggctaataccttaagccataaaatattaattttcgaacggaaatatgaaaatctacgacttgattttttgtcagccatcttatatcattagtttgcaaatatttaggcagaaattttaattttcccaagataaaaaatatttttttttttgtaaagatgatatatctgtgagagtgtagcttaaatataatgatataaaacgcAATACTTATATAATAGGTATTCTAATGGTACggaataagaatatttttaagcACAAATCAGTCTGAGATTTAAGCAAACTAGCTTGgtcttgaaaataaatagttaaactTATAGAGAAGTAaccatgttttataaatatactatGCTTGTATCAATTATCGATTAATTACCGTGTCACAACTCATGCTTTTTCAAgttgtatgttatgtatttcGTTCTGATGGCCTTCAACTTCTCAATCAATTGTTGACCATTTATAACCAAACTGTATGCAATGACGCCAGTTTTGATGAATACtcctagttttatatataattggATGTTGTGTGTTGTTAGTGGAATTTTAAATTGTTGCTCCTGGTTTCCGGTTTGAAGATATTTGTGTTGTTACTGTTCAATGTTGTTGGCCTTGGCCCTGTGCCATTTAacggagtttatgtttaagtttacgACTATttgacttgtttctgtagttctTCATATCAGTATTGGACACTAGATCAGTGTGATCAGCATAAACCCGCCATCAAGATGAGGGTTTTACCAAGTAAAATATGTCTCGCCTGTGAAAGCATATTGAACTATTGTATAATCACCTGAGGGATATGCCATGACTTCTACCTCACATAGATGGAAAAACTCTGTTATCCCGTATAGCTGCAATTGCACGAAACGTCCTACCAATGGTGGGTCAACGGTGAACGTATGGGTAGTGGTGAACCCGCCATCTAGGTGTCCAGCCTGACTCATAGAGTCCAAACTTTTACCGATTGTCAGTTTAATTTTCCGTGCCTGGTTTGCTAcaaatgtaaattataattCGTAAAGAAAGTCCAGTGCCCGAAACCGCAacgatttttttgtatttaaaagcaaCTTGTTTACTTGATAATATATATGGGGGTCTAAGGagtaaaacagaaacaaatttCAAGCTTAATTGAAATGCTCGATTGAGCAAACTGACATGAATGAAATTCATGCATTTTGAAAGGTCTTCTTAAGTCTATGCCCACTGTTAATGGTTCCCGGCAGGATAGTATTTTAACTCACCATGTTTGTTGGTCATCAAACTAATGATAGAGGCCTTGTGCTCACTAATCGGTTGATTCCCCCAGTTATTACTCACTAAGTGTTCACTAACTCTGCTTAATAGGCGGTAACATCAACAAATGATAATGTGTGTGTCTTTTCTGTCGACGCTGTATGTTACTCAGTAAGTATATGTTCAGTCTCGATTATTGTGCCTTTAAGCAGGAACATGTTTCCTTTATAACTCTACTTCATTTATTAATGTAGTTCCTATTGATTCATCGTgaatattgataatgatataaCTGATCAGATACTATTAAGTAGTTTATTAAGATACTTGTACAGTGGTATACACTTACCACAGCAGTCAAGTCGGTTATAAACAACGACACTAGTGATATAGTAGTCTTGATGTAGGTCCACCCTCCACCACGGCTGGTACTCTTTAGTCGTGTGAAAACACGTATCGCTCAACATAGAGTTGTTCCCGACATTACCATCAACCGCTGTTTGGGCGAGCCATTTGTATTCTCGGTGATTGCTACTCATTGAAGCTGTTTTACCGATGGCGACATTCCTAGTACCTGAAGATGTATCTTACTAACATAACGTTCTTATATGCTGAAATCGCggttaaagataaaaaagtacccgtatggaacctTATCttatggttatttttaaaatccaaataaatcatttttcgcTTCAGATGGaggaaaaagaaacaaacttgTACTGTCCTCAGAATTTTTTTAAGAGCGATTtgattatttacacattttgaaTCACTGAACgcatatctatgacaaccacaATGATTACATATCAATACgcgaaatattttcataacgtATAGAACATTTCCAGTGAAAAATACATGCTaacatgattttgtttaattaaaaaaaaccttcgtttttaaaatccaaataaatcatttctcgCTTCAGATGGaggaaaaagaaacaaatttgtACTGTCCTCAGAATTATTTTAAGAGCGATTtgattatttacacattttgaatcactgcacgcatatctatgacaaccacaATGATTACATATCAACACacgaaatattttcataacgtATAGAACATTTCCAGTGAAAAATACATGCTtacatgattttgtttaactaaaaaAAGCCTTTGTTGGCCATTCGTGTACAATAGTTTCATCCCAATCATCtttaaacctcgtttccgcataACACCCTATTCTCGGGTTAGGATGACACCTATCTTACACGaccggccatggaagatactaatAAGCTACAATGGTGCGTTAAATAATGATTCATACAATGCGTTCATACAATTCAATCCCAAGAGCCTCTAGAAACACGAAAACTTCTGTACCAAAACTAGTGTGATTCATATGCATTAAACCCAAACAACTAAGGAAAAACTAAAACTGTTGCACtttattactttaatattgttattcaaTCTTCggaatatgtatatatatatatatacggaaACTGCTGTACTGGAGTTATTTTAAACCTGATTAGTAAAGCCTCGGATTATATGGAAACACCAAAGCTACTGTATTATGATTCTTATAAGTCTTATAATTTAAGTTGTATAGTTTAAAGAAACACCAGCACTGCTGTACTGGATTAGTTGTTAAGTTTATGATTCATTACATAGTAAACTGCTTTTATAGAATTGTGTTATTACATGCTTACCGGAGATTAAATACTACTTGAAGGCAGAGTTCTAATAGTCGgtaaatacacacacacacacacactatatatatatatatatatatatacaaacactcACATAACTTACAATATGCATGACGATCGAACACAACATCTCATATGCACTGTTAATTTGACTACTTTCTAATATCAGAAAACAtagtaattatttaaaaagtaatgtcCACAATCCTTGTCCAAACAACAGACCATTgtcaaattatgaaaatgtcATAGTTAAGAAACAAAAGTTAGATGAAATAACGCAGTTGCAAGTGAACGG
Proteins encoded in this window:
- the LOC128233680 gene encoding uncharacterized protein LOC128233680 isoform X1 — encoded protein: MDTLLFTLNLCVLLVVADYAHGTRNVAIGKTASMSSNHREYKWLAQTAVDGNVGNNSMLSDTCFHTTKEYQPWWRVDLHQDYYITSVVVYNRLDCCANQARKIKLTIGKSLDSMSQAGHLDGGFTTTHTFTVDPPLVGRFVQLQLYGITEFFHLCEVEVMAYPSGTYNVATGKTASQSSNFSTLKYHASTAVDGYAGDNRFASDSFFSTTKEYQPWWRVDLHQDYYITSVVVYNRLDCCANRARNIKLTIGKTLDSMSQAGYLDVLFTTPHTFTIDPPLVGRFVQLQLKGITEIFHLCEVEVMAYPSGTYNVAFGKTASQSSNYNTSKYNATTAVDGNVGDNAFASDSCFCTAKEYQPWWRVDLHQNYYITSVVMHYQLDCCGNQARNIKLTIGKSLDSMSQAGYLDGGFTTHTFTIDPPLVGRFVQLQLKGITEFFHLCEVEVMA
- the LOC128233680 gene encoding fucolectin-2-like isoform X3, which encodes MDTLLFTLNLCVLLVVADYAHGTRNVAIGKTASMSSNHREYKWLAQTAVDGNVGNNSMLSDTCFHTTKEYQPWWRVDLHQDYYITSVVVYNRLDCCANQARKIKLTIGKSLDSMSQAGHLDGGFTTTHTFTVDPPLVGRFVQLQLYGITEFFHLCEVEVMAYPSEFSINTTVISGIFGGVCAMVILGATGILLTRKYSKGCFSKADEKSEETSRNPDAPVDTVPSARDSEIYTEIEETSDCQAKRSGETSFTVQTTDPSQYEELRASVSNTYTKLER
- the LOC128233680 gene encoding fucolectin-2-like isoform X2, which encodes MDTLLFTLNLCVLLVVADYAHGTRNVAIGKTASMSSNHREYKWLAQTAVDGNVGNNSMLSDTCFHTTKEYQPWWRVDLHQDYYITSVVVYNRLDCCANQARKIKLTIGKSLDSMSQAGHLDGGFTTTHTFTVDPPLVGRFVQLQLYGITEFFHLCEVEVMAYPSEFSINTTVISGIFGGVCAMVILGATGILLTRKYSKGCFSKADEKSEETSRNPDAPVDTVPSARDSEIYTEIEETSDCQAKRSGETSFTVQTTDPSQYEELRASVSNTYTKLDRTMNENICK